The Candida dubliniensis CD36 chromosome 2, complete sequence genome contains a region encoding:
- a CDS encoding calcium/calmodulin-dependent protein kinase, putative (Similar to S. cerevisiae CMK2) yields MSTDHHHPHSVEGHQFKKMFNRLSGQPESYSRKQNYTFGKTLGAGSFGIVRYARDNCTNEEVAVKIILKKALKGNESMIIDEMQLLEQLNNPHIVGFRDWFESKDKFYLVTQLATGGELFDRIVQKGRFTEHDASLVVLQMLEALQYLHDKNIVHRDIKPENILYLTSKDDSPIVLADFGIAKRLQNPNEKLTSSAGSFGYAAPEVILGTGHGKPCDIWSLGVVTYTLLCGYSPFRSENVQDFINEVKHNNAVIFHADYWKDVSKDARRFIIKALQFNPDNRPTATELLNDPWLVSIAKEYKETDLLPNFKQGFDAKKKFRQAIELVKLNNRIKKLKEWQTEEDDDPTEINLFNEHGSVDHRAKTIGNDGLTVPATPPHRGESPLNTWKKFNDVINSLDANRSKASLSSFKSPYDLAHSNRGTDVSNSGSGSDTGTGKSDTASSAFVQLVHAATANKEKVANYTENEEKGAKKDGDKN; encoded by the coding sequence ATGTCAACtgatcatcatcatcctcaTTCAGTTGAAGGACATCAATTCAAGAAAATGTTCAATCGATTAAGTGGACAACCAGAATCATATAGTCgtaaacaaaattatacATTTGGCAAAACTTTAGGAGCAGGATCATTTGGAATTGTTAGATATGCTAGAGATAATTGTACTAATGAAGAAGTTGCtgtaaaaataattttgaaaaaagctCTTAAGGGCAATGAATCAAtgattattgatgaaatgcAATTATTAgaacaattaaataatccTCATATTGTTGGATTTAGAGATTGGTTTGAGAGTAAAgataaattttatttagTGACTCAATTAGCCACTGGAGgagaattatttgatagAATTGTTCAAAAAGGTCGATTCACTGAACATGATGCTTCATTAGTGGTACTTCAAATGTTGGAAGCGTTACAATATTTACATGATAAGAACATTGTTCATCGTGATATTAAACCagaaaatatattatatttaactTCAAAGGATGATTCCCCCATTGTATTGGCAGATTTTGGTATTGCCAAACGATTGCAAAATcctaatgaaaaattgactTCGTCTGCTGGTTCATTTGGATACGCTGCTCCTGAAGTCATATTAGGTACTGGTCATGGTAAACCTTGCGATATTTGGTCATTAGGAGTAGTTACTTATACATTATTATGTGGGTATTCTCCATTTAGATCAGAAAATGTTCaagattttattaatgaagTGAAACACAACAATGCGGTGATTTTCCATGCTGATTATTGGAAAGATGTTTCTAAAGATGCAAgaagatttattatcaagGCATTACAATTTAACCCTGACAATCGTCCTACAGCCactgaattattaaatgatcCATGGTTAGTTTCCATTGCTAAAGAATATAAGGAAACTGATTTATTGCCTAATTTCAAACAAGGGTTCGATGccaagaagaaatttaGACAAGCTATTGAATTGGtgaaattaaacaatagaatcaagaaattgaaagaatgGCAaactgaagaagatgatgatccaactgaaatcaatttatttaatgaacATGGTAGTGTTGATCATCGAGCAAAAACTATTGGTAATGATGGATTAACTGTGCCTGCTACTCCACCACATCGTGGAGAATCACCATTAAATACTTGGAAGAAATTTAATGATgttattaattcattagATGCTAATCGATCTAAGGCTTCGTTATCATCGTTTAAATCGCCATATGATCTTGCTCATTCCAACAGAGGTACTGATGTAAGCAATTCCGGGAGTGGTTCTGATACCGGTACCGGTAAGAGCGATACCGCAAGTAGTGCTTTTGTTCAATTGGTGCATgcagcaacagcaaataaagaaaaagtggCTAATTATactgaaaatgaagaaaaaggagCAAAGAAAGATGGTGATAAAAACTAG
- a CDS encoding pseudouridine synthase, putative (Similar to S. cerevisiae PUS7): MARNWLRSISRIMSESLKRTISQAQEILTSQTTNLVNDGNNVVKKSKPTLMGISETKAGITQFINPNITGFSGLLKTLHSDFQVNEIDPLGNVVHLVDDGIDVGPSKRELKLQERAKFRQEIEGKTEEEIAEIKAAKQQEKEQQRSKEVENKEDTNTTGESNKHPVLSDEDRKELLKFVTDDELKQVESLFHNGKNFETQTKFDDKEQRTKLHQLFRKAFENKLETITSSENTFKIAISSRSSSQNRRKQPRQFQESMHHIDENGVINYGLGPYKPYLHFTVYKQNRDTMEVANNIAKLLRMNHKFINYAGTKDRRGATCQRFSINHGKVLRVNALNKSKKNGFTLGSFSYEDHPLKLGDLKGNEFTIVIRDIKPHHQLTEGDESKSIESIVTSCFESLQKNGFINYFGMQRFGSFSISTHEFGKLILNENWQEFVELLLSDQESVAPGSIEARKIWKQTRDPYQTLNKLPHYFVAETAVLKILQNESQQQQTDDKFYSQNSYLKAIQAIPKNLRMMYGHAYQAYIWNLVASKRIELYGLNLIEGDLVFDDDDDNDTTVIDEDVVYLNEAKVKSLTKEDIESGKYTIFDVILPSPGYKIEYPTNPILKQVYIDIMEKDGLNPFKMTRKQKEFSLTGTYRKLMAKANNLSFELIKYNNDEDGDGEKPLIRTDLELLQLKKEQEKKISNEVDTPVELPDRIIKTNTTDKESANKLAVVLRMQLGVSSYATMALREFMRIDTSRYRDGLCK; the protein is encoded by the coding sequence ATGGCAAGAAATTGGTTACGTAGTATTTCACGAATCATGTCTGAATCACTTAAAAGAACAATCTCACAAGCTCAAGAAATACTTACATCTCAAACCACCAATTTGGTCAATGATGGGAATAATGTTGTCAAAAAACTGAAACCAACCCTTATGGGTATCAGTGAAACTAAAGCTGGTATTactcaatttattaatccTAATATAACTGGATTTTCTGGGTTATTAAAGACATTACATTCAGATTTCCAAGTCAACGAAATTGACCCATTAGGAAATGTAGTTCATTTAGTTGATGATGGTATTGATGTTGGACCATCAAAAcgagaattgaaattacaAGAACGAGCTAAATTTCgtcaagaaattgaaggtaaaactgaagaagaaattgctGAAATAAAAGCTGCTAAGCAACAAGAAAAGGAACAGCAACGATCGAAAGAAGTTGAGAATAAAGAAGATACTAATACTACTGGTGAATCAAACAAACATCCAGTATTATCTGATGAAGATCGTAAAGagttattgaaatttgttactgatgatgaattgaaacaagTTGAATCATTGTTTCATAACGggaaaaattttgaaactcaaaccaaatttgatgataaagaaCAACGAACCAAATTGCATCAGTTATTTAGAAAAGCTTTCgaaaataaattagaaaCTATTACATCACTGGAAAATACTTTTAAAATTGCCATATCATCAAGATCTTCTTCACAAAATCGTAGAAAACAACCACGACAATTTCAAGAAAGTATGCAtcatattgatgaaaatggaGTGATCAATTATGGATTAGGTCCTTATAAACCATATTTACATTTCACTgtttataaacaaaatcGTGACACTATGGAAGTTGCCAATAATATTGCCAAATTATTAAGAATGAATcataaatttataaattatgCTGGAACTAAAGATCGTCGTGGTGCCACTTGTCAACGATTCAGTATTAATCATGGAAAAGTATTACGAGTTAATGCGTTGAATAAACTGAAGAAAAATGGCTTTACACTAGGATCATTTAGTTATGAAGACCATCCATTGAAATTAGGAGATTTAAAAGGTAACGAATTCACAATAGTTATTAGAGATATAAAacctcatcatcaattaacCGAAGGAGACGAACTGAAATCCATTGAATCAATAGTAACATCATGTTTTGAAAgtttacaaaaaaatggaTTTATTAACTATTTTGGAATGCAAAGATTTGGTTCATTTAGTATATCAACTCATGAATTTggtaaattaattttaaatgaaaattggcaagaatttgttgaattattattatctgaTCAAGAATCAGTAGCTCCTGGTTCAATTGAAGCTagaaaaatttggaaacaaACAAGAGATCCTTATCAaactttaaataaattaccTCATTATTTTGTTGCTGAAACTGctgttttaaaaattttacaaaatgaatcacaacaacaacaaacagatgataaattttattCTCAAAATTCTTATCTTAAAGCCATTCAAGCAATTCCGAAAAATCTTCGTATGATGTATGGACATGCATATCAAGCATATATTTGGAATTTAGTGGCATcgaaaagaattgaattatatggattgaatttaattgaagGAGATTTagtatttgatgatgatgatgataatgataccactgttattgatgaagatgtggtttatttaaatgaagCTAAagttaaatcattaacCAAAGAAGACATTGAGTCAGGTAAATATACCATATTTGATGTTATTTTACCTTCACCGGGgtataaaattgaatatccTACAAACccaattttaaaacaagtttatattgatattatgGAAAAAGATGGATTAAATCCATTTAAAATGACCAGAAAACAAAAGGAATTTTCATTAACTGGGACTTATAGAAAGTTAATGGCAAAAGccaataatttatcatttgagcttattaaatataataatgacGAAGATGGAGATGGAGAAAAACCATTGATTAGAACTGATTtagaattattacaattgaaaaaagaacagGAAAAGAAGATATCCAATGAGGTTGATACTCCAGTGGAATTGCCTGATAGAATCATTAAAACTAACACTACCGATAAGGAAAGTGCTAATAA